In Elaeis guineensis isolate ETL-2024a chromosome 1, EG11, whole genome shotgun sequence, a genomic segment contains:
- the LOC105032118 gene encoding phytyl ester synthase 1, chloroplastic isoform X5 → MLLSSAQLPFLPLRTPIPPFHSSKRCRLAAVRENQVKHASSLELDRSLPGTGDSHAEKKAMGTGIEAGELSVRYDDGFGTKSVKDYFDMAKEIIKPDGGPPRWFCPVECGPPIKDAPLLFFLPGIDGTGMGLVLHQKSLGKVFEVWCLHIPVNDRTPFEGLVKFVEHSVNSEHATSTNKPIYLVGDSFGGCLALAVAARNPTVDIVLILVNPATSFAKSQLQPLLPVLEALPSNLHITVPYLLSFVMGDPLKMAMASVSKDLPPPETLDELSKNLTSLLPILSDLADIIPKNTLLWKLKLLKSAAAYANSRLHAVEAEVLLLASGKDNLLPSGEEADRLWNSLKNCRVRYFKDNGHTFLLEDGINLLSIIKGTCTYRRSRQHDYVTDYLPPTHSEYQKHIEQEYRWFLLATSPVMFSTLKDGRIVKGLAGVPDKGPVLLVGDHMLMGIELSPLYKAFLKEKNIIIRGMAHPILFLKKAETSRQEFYHFDILNIFGALPVTPINMYRLFSRGSFVLLYPGGAREALHRKLVLDYNEQKNIPYIREWIEENNKDILLRSIPWF, encoded by the exons ATGCTTCTGTCTTCCGCTCAACTCCCCTTCCTTCCCCTCCGAACCCCAATACCTCCCTTTCACTCCTCGAAGAGGTGTCGACTCGCTGCGGTTCGTGAGAACCAAGTGAAGCATGCGTCAAGTTTGGAGCTTGATCGGTCTCTGCCCGGAACTGGGGATTCCCATGCCGAGAAGAAGGCGATGGGGACGGGAATCGAGGCTGGAGAACTGAGCGTACGGTATGATGATGGATTTGGGACGAAGAGCGTGAAGGACTACTTCGACATGGCGAAGGAGATCATCAAGCCCGACGGAGGGCCCCCTCGCTGGTTCTGCCCTGTCGAGTGTGGACCTCCGATAAAGGACGCTCCTCTGCTGTTCTTTTTACCTG GTATCGACGGCACTGGAATGGGACTCGTTCTGCATCAAAAATCACTTGGAAA GGTTTTTGAAGTTTGGTGCTTGCACATTCCAGTAAATGATCGGACACCATTTGAGG GACTTGTGAAATTCGTTGAACATTCTGTGAATTCTGAGCATGCTACATCTACGAATAAGCCAATATACCTTGTAGGAGATTCCTTCGGGGGATGCTTAGCACTTGCTGTTGCTGCTCGCAACCCCACTGTCGACATTGTACTAATATTAGTCAATCCAG CAACATCATTTGCTAAGTCACAATTGCAGCCTTTACTTCCTGTCTTGGAGGCACTACCAAGCAACCTCCACATCACTGTTCCTTACCTTCTTAGCTTTGTCATGG GTGATCCTCTGAAGATGGCAATGGCCAGTGTTTCAAAAGACCTTCCTCCTCCAGAAACACTCGATGAATTGTCAAAAAATCTTACTTCTTTGTTACCTATACTATCA GATTTGGCAGATATTATACCGAAGAACACTCTTTTGTGGAAACTTAAGCTTCTCAAATCTGCTGCAGCTTATGCCAATTCTCGCCTACATGCTGTAGAAGCTGAAGTTCTACTGCTTGCAAG TGGAAAGGACAACTTGCTACCAAGTGGAGAAGAAGCAGATCGACTTTGGAATTCACTAAAAAATTGCAGAGTTCGATACTTCAAAGACAATGGTCACACCTTTCTTTTG GAAGATGGAATCAATTTGTTGAGTATAATCAAGGGCACCTGCACTTATCGTCGTTCTAGACAACATGATTATGTCACAGATTACCTTCCTCCTACTCACAGTGAATACCAAAAACATATTGAACAAGAGTATAG ATGGTTTCTCCTTGCAACAAGTCCAGTCATGTTTTCAACTCTGAAAGATGGAAGGATAGTGAAGGGTCTTGCTGGGGTTCCTGACAAAGGTCCTGTCTTGTTAGTGGGTGATCACATGCTGATGGGGATTGAACTTAGCCCACTTTATAAAGCATTCTTGAAAGAGAAGAATATTATAATTCGTGGCATGGCACACCCGATATTGTTTTTAAAGAAAGCTGAAACTTCGCGGCAGGAGTTCTACCACTTTGATATTTTGAATATCTTTGGTGCATTACCTGTTACTCCAATCAACATGTATAGGCTGTTTTCAAGAGGATCATTTGTACTCCTTTATCCTGGAGGTGCGCGTGAGGCTCTACATCGGAAG TTGGTTCTTGATTACAATGAACAAAAGAACATTCCATATATCCGAGAATGGATAGAAGAAAACAATAAAGACATACTTTTAAG GAGCATTCCTTGGTTTTAG
- the LOC105032118 gene encoding phytyl ester synthase 1, chloroplastic isoform X4: MLLSSAQLPFLPLRTPIPPFHSSKRCRLAAVRENQVKHASSLELDRSLPGTGDSHAEKKAMGTGIEAGELSVRYDDGFGTKSVKDYFDMAKEIIKPDGGPPRWFCPVECGPPIKDAPLLFFLPGIDGTGMGLVLHQKSLGKVFEVWCLHIPVNDRTPFEGLVKFVEHSVNSEHATSTNKPIYLVGDSFGGCLALAVAARNPTVDIVLILVNPATSFAKSQLQPLLPVLEALPSNLHITVPYLLSFVMGDPLKMAMASVSKDLPPPETLDELSKNLTSLLPILSDLADIIPKNTLLWKLKLLKSAAAYANSRLHAVEAEVLLLASGKDNLLPSGEEADRLWNSLKNCRVRYFKDNGHTFLLEDGINLLSIIKGTCTYRRSRQHDYVTDYLPPTHSEYQKHIEQEYRWFLLATSPVMFSTLKDGRIVKGLAGVPDKGPVLLVGDHMLMGIELSPLYKAFLKEKNIIIRGMAHPILFLKKAETSRQEFYHFDILNIFGALPVTPINMYRLFSRGSFVLLYPGGAREALHRKGEEYKLFWPDQPEFVRMAARFGVTIVPFGVVGEDDVAELVLDYNEQKNIPYIREWIEENNKDILLRSIPWF, encoded by the exons ATGCTTCTGTCTTCCGCTCAACTCCCCTTCCTTCCCCTCCGAACCCCAATACCTCCCTTTCACTCCTCGAAGAGGTGTCGACTCGCTGCGGTTCGTGAGAACCAAGTGAAGCATGCGTCAAGTTTGGAGCTTGATCGGTCTCTGCCCGGAACTGGGGATTCCCATGCCGAGAAGAAGGCGATGGGGACGGGAATCGAGGCTGGAGAACTGAGCGTACGGTATGATGATGGATTTGGGACGAAGAGCGTGAAGGACTACTTCGACATGGCGAAGGAGATCATCAAGCCCGACGGAGGGCCCCCTCGCTGGTTCTGCCCTGTCGAGTGTGGACCTCCGATAAAGGACGCTCCTCTGCTGTTCTTTTTACCTG GTATCGACGGCACTGGAATGGGACTCGTTCTGCATCAAAAATCACTTGGAAA GGTTTTTGAAGTTTGGTGCTTGCACATTCCAGTAAATGATCGGACACCATTTGAGG GACTTGTGAAATTCGTTGAACATTCTGTGAATTCTGAGCATGCTACATCTACGAATAAGCCAATATACCTTGTAGGAGATTCCTTCGGGGGATGCTTAGCACTTGCTGTTGCTGCTCGCAACCCCACTGTCGACATTGTACTAATATTAGTCAATCCAG CAACATCATTTGCTAAGTCACAATTGCAGCCTTTACTTCCTGTCTTGGAGGCACTACCAAGCAACCTCCACATCACTGTTCCTTACCTTCTTAGCTTTGTCATGG GTGATCCTCTGAAGATGGCAATGGCCAGTGTTTCAAAAGACCTTCCTCCTCCAGAAACACTCGATGAATTGTCAAAAAATCTTACTTCTTTGTTACCTATACTATCA GATTTGGCAGATATTATACCGAAGAACACTCTTTTGTGGAAACTTAAGCTTCTCAAATCTGCTGCAGCTTATGCCAATTCTCGCCTACATGCTGTAGAAGCTGAAGTTCTACTGCTTGCAAG TGGAAAGGACAACTTGCTACCAAGTGGAGAAGAAGCAGATCGACTTTGGAATTCACTAAAAAATTGCAGAGTTCGATACTTCAAAGACAATGGTCACACCTTTCTTTTG GAAGATGGAATCAATTTGTTGAGTATAATCAAGGGCACCTGCACTTATCGTCGTTCTAGACAACATGATTATGTCACAGATTACCTTCCTCCTACTCACAGTGAATACCAAAAACATATTGAACAAGAGTATAG ATGGTTTCTCCTTGCAACAAGTCCAGTCATGTTTTCAACTCTGAAAGATGGAAGGATAGTGAAGGGTCTTGCTGGGGTTCCTGACAAAGGTCCTGTCTTGTTAGTGGGTGATCACATGCTGATGGGGATTGAACTTAGCCCACTTTATAAAGCATTCTTGAAAGAGAAGAATATTATAATTCGTGGCATGGCACACCCGATATTGTTTTTAAAGAAAGCTGAAACTTCGCGGCAGGAGTTCTACCACTTTGATATTTTGAATATCTTTGGTGCATTACCTGTTACTCCAATCAACATGTATAGGCTGTTTTCAAGAGGATCATTTGTACTCCTTTATCCTGGAGGTGCGCGTGAGGCTCTACATCGGAAG GGTGAAGAATATAAGTTGTTTTGGCCAGATCAGCCTGAATTTGTGAGAATGGCTGCTCGATTTGGGGTCACGATTGTACCATTTGGGGTTGTTGGAGAAGATGATGTAGCAGAG TTGGTTCTTGATTACAATGAACAAAAGAACATTCCATATATCCGAGAATGGATAGAAGAAAACAATAAAGACATACTTTTAAG GAGCATTCCTTGGTTTTAG
- the LOC105032118 gene encoding phytyl ester synthase 1, chloroplastic isoform X3 has translation MLLSSAQLPFLPLRTPIPPFHSSKRCRLAAVRENQVKHASSLELDRSLPGTGDSHAEKKAMGTGIEAGELSVRYDDGFGTKSVKDYFDMAKEIIKPDGGPPRWFCPVECGPPIKDAPLLFFLPGIDGTGMGLVLHQKSLGKVFEVWCLHIPVNDRTPFEGLVKFVEHSVNSEHATSTNKPIYLVGDSFGGCLALAVAARNPTVDIVLILVNPATSFAKSQLQPLLPVLEALPSNLHITVPYLLSFVMGDPLKMAMASVSKDLPPPETLDELSKNLTSLLPILSDLADIIPKNTLLWKLKLLKSAAAYANSRLHAVEAEVLLLASGKDNLLPSGEEADRLWNSLKNCRVRYFKDNGHTFLLEDGINLLSIIKGTCTYRRSRQHDYVTDYLPPTHSEYQKHIEQEYRWFLLATSPVMFSTLKDGRIVKGLAGVPDKGPVLLVGDHMLMGIELSPLYKAFLKEKNIIIRGMAHPILFLKKAETSRQEFYHFDILNIFGALPVTPINMYRLFSRGSFVLLYPGGAREALHRKLVLDYNEQKNIPYIREWIEENNKDILLRSDASGEVSEQQLYFPGMIPKLPGRFYYLFGRPFETRGMDILKDRSKANVMYLQIKSEIENMLSYLKRKREEDPYRSIIQRALHQASWGSSAEVPTFEP, from the exons ATGCTTCTGTCTTCCGCTCAACTCCCCTTCCTTCCCCTCCGAACCCCAATACCTCCCTTTCACTCCTCGAAGAGGTGTCGACTCGCTGCGGTTCGTGAGAACCAAGTGAAGCATGCGTCAAGTTTGGAGCTTGATCGGTCTCTGCCCGGAACTGGGGATTCCCATGCCGAGAAGAAGGCGATGGGGACGGGAATCGAGGCTGGAGAACTGAGCGTACGGTATGATGATGGATTTGGGACGAAGAGCGTGAAGGACTACTTCGACATGGCGAAGGAGATCATCAAGCCCGACGGAGGGCCCCCTCGCTGGTTCTGCCCTGTCGAGTGTGGACCTCCGATAAAGGACGCTCCTCTGCTGTTCTTTTTACCTG GTATCGACGGCACTGGAATGGGACTCGTTCTGCATCAAAAATCACTTGGAAA GGTTTTTGAAGTTTGGTGCTTGCACATTCCAGTAAATGATCGGACACCATTTGAGG GACTTGTGAAATTCGTTGAACATTCTGTGAATTCTGAGCATGCTACATCTACGAATAAGCCAATATACCTTGTAGGAGATTCCTTCGGGGGATGCTTAGCACTTGCTGTTGCTGCTCGCAACCCCACTGTCGACATTGTACTAATATTAGTCAATCCAG CAACATCATTTGCTAAGTCACAATTGCAGCCTTTACTTCCTGTCTTGGAGGCACTACCAAGCAACCTCCACATCACTGTTCCTTACCTTCTTAGCTTTGTCATGG GTGATCCTCTGAAGATGGCAATGGCCAGTGTTTCAAAAGACCTTCCTCCTCCAGAAACACTCGATGAATTGTCAAAAAATCTTACTTCTTTGTTACCTATACTATCA GATTTGGCAGATATTATACCGAAGAACACTCTTTTGTGGAAACTTAAGCTTCTCAAATCTGCTGCAGCTTATGCCAATTCTCGCCTACATGCTGTAGAAGCTGAAGTTCTACTGCTTGCAAG TGGAAAGGACAACTTGCTACCAAGTGGAGAAGAAGCAGATCGACTTTGGAATTCACTAAAAAATTGCAGAGTTCGATACTTCAAAGACAATGGTCACACCTTTCTTTTG GAAGATGGAATCAATTTGTTGAGTATAATCAAGGGCACCTGCACTTATCGTCGTTCTAGACAACATGATTATGTCACAGATTACCTTCCTCCTACTCACAGTGAATACCAAAAACATATTGAACAAGAGTATAG ATGGTTTCTCCTTGCAACAAGTCCAGTCATGTTTTCAACTCTGAAAGATGGAAGGATAGTGAAGGGTCTTGCTGGGGTTCCTGACAAAGGTCCTGTCTTGTTAGTGGGTGATCACATGCTGATGGGGATTGAACTTAGCCCACTTTATAAAGCATTCTTGAAAGAGAAGAATATTATAATTCGTGGCATGGCACACCCGATATTGTTTTTAAAGAAAGCTGAAACTTCGCGGCAGGAGTTCTACCACTTTGATATTTTGAATATCTTTGGTGCATTACCTGTTACTCCAATCAACATGTATAGGCTGTTTTCAAGAGGATCATTTGTACTCCTTTATCCTGGAGGTGCGCGTGAGGCTCTACATCGGAAG TTGGTTCTTGATTACAATGAACAAAAGAACATTCCATATATCCGAGAATGGATAGAAGAAAACAATAAAGACATACTTTTAAG GTCTGATGCCAGTGGGGAGGTTTCTGAGCAGCAGCTTTATTTTCCGGGAATGATCCCAAAATTACCTGGGCGTTTTTATTATCTATTTGGGAGACCATTTGAAACACGAGGAATGGACATTCTAAAGGACAGAAGTAAAGCAAATGTAATGTATTTgcagatcaaatcagaaattgagaaTATGCTTTCATATCTGAagcgaaagagagaggaggatcCATATAGGAGTATCATACAGCGGGCTCTACATCAGGCCTCTTGGGGTTCCTCAGCTGAAGTCCCCACCTTTGAGCCATGA
- the LOC105032118 gene encoding phytyl ester synthase 1, chloroplastic isoform X1 produces MLLSSAQLPFLPLRTPIPPFHSSKRCRLAAVRENQVKHASSLELDRSLPGTGDSHAEKKAMGTGIEAGELSVRYDDGFGTKSVKDYFDMAKEIIKPDGGPPRWFCPVECGPPIKDAPLLFFLPGIDGTGMGLVLHQKSLGKVFEVWCLHIPVNDRTPFEGLVKFVEHSVNSEHATSTNKPIYLVGDSFGGCLALAVAARNPTVDIVLILVNPATSFAKSQLQPLLPVLEALPSNLHITVPYLLSFVMGDPLKMAMASVSKDLPPPETLDELSKNLTSLLPILSDLADIIPKNTLLWKLKLLKSAAAYANSRLHAVEAEVLLLASGKDNLLPSGEEADRLWNSLKNCRVRYFKDNGHTFLLEDGINLLSIIKGTCTYRRSRQHDYVTDYLPPTHSEYQKHIEQEYRWFLLATSPVMFSTLKDGRIVKGLAGVPDKGPVLLVGDHMLMGIELSPLYKAFLKEKNIIIRGMAHPILFLKKAETSRQEFYHFDILNIFGALPVTPINMYRLFSRGSFVLLYPGGAREALHRKGEEYKLFWPDQPEFVRMAARFGVTIVPFGVVGEDDVAELVLDYNEQKNIPYIREWIEENNKDILLRSDASGEVSEQQLYFPGMIPKLPGRFYYLFGRPFETRGMDILKDRSKANVMYLQIKSEIENMLSYLKRKREEDPYRSIIQRALHQASWGSSAEVPTFEP; encoded by the exons ATGCTTCTGTCTTCCGCTCAACTCCCCTTCCTTCCCCTCCGAACCCCAATACCTCCCTTTCACTCCTCGAAGAGGTGTCGACTCGCTGCGGTTCGTGAGAACCAAGTGAAGCATGCGTCAAGTTTGGAGCTTGATCGGTCTCTGCCCGGAACTGGGGATTCCCATGCCGAGAAGAAGGCGATGGGGACGGGAATCGAGGCTGGAGAACTGAGCGTACGGTATGATGATGGATTTGGGACGAAGAGCGTGAAGGACTACTTCGACATGGCGAAGGAGATCATCAAGCCCGACGGAGGGCCCCCTCGCTGGTTCTGCCCTGTCGAGTGTGGACCTCCGATAAAGGACGCTCCTCTGCTGTTCTTTTTACCTG GTATCGACGGCACTGGAATGGGACTCGTTCTGCATCAAAAATCACTTGGAAA GGTTTTTGAAGTTTGGTGCTTGCACATTCCAGTAAATGATCGGACACCATTTGAGG GACTTGTGAAATTCGTTGAACATTCTGTGAATTCTGAGCATGCTACATCTACGAATAAGCCAATATACCTTGTAGGAGATTCCTTCGGGGGATGCTTAGCACTTGCTGTTGCTGCTCGCAACCCCACTGTCGACATTGTACTAATATTAGTCAATCCAG CAACATCATTTGCTAAGTCACAATTGCAGCCTTTACTTCCTGTCTTGGAGGCACTACCAAGCAACCTCCACATCACTGTTCCTTACCTTCTTAGCTTTGTCATGG GTGATCCTCTGAAGATGGCAATGGCCAGTGTTTCAAAAGACCTTCCTCCTCCAGAAACACTCGATGAATTGTCAAAAAATCTTACTTCTTTGTTACCTATACTATCA GATTTGGCAGATATTATACCGAAGAACACTCTTTTGTGGAAACTTAAGCTTCTCAAATCTGCTGCAGCTTATGCCAATTCTCGCCTACATGCTGTAGAAGCTGAAGTTCTACTGCTTGCAAG TGGAAAGGACAACTTGCTACCAAGTGGAGAAGAAGCAGATCGACTTTGGAATTCACTAAAAAATTGCAGAGTTCGATACTTCAAAGACAATGGTCACACCTTTCTTTTG GAAGATGGAATCAATTTGTTGAGTATAATCAAGGGCACCTGCACTTATCGTCGTTCTAGACAACATGATTATGTCACAGATTACCTTCCTCCTACTCACAGTGAATACCAAAAACATATTGAACAAGAGTATAG ATGGTTTCTCCTTGCAACAAGTCCAGTCATGTTTTCAACTCTGAAAGATGGAAGGATAGTGAAGGGTCTTGCTGGGGTTCCTGACAAAGGTCCTGTCTTGTTAGTGGGTGATCACATGCTGATGGGGATTGAACTTAGCCCACTTTATAAAGCATTCTTGAAAGAGAAGAATATTATAATTCGTGGCATGGCACACCCGATATTGTTTTTAAAGAAAGCTGAAACTTCGCGGCAGGAGTTCTACCACTTTGATATTTTGAATATCTTTGGTGCATTACCTGTTACTCCAATCAACATGTATAGGCTGTTTTCAAGAGGATCATTTGTACTCCTTTATCCTGGAGGTGCGCGTGAGGCTCTACATCGGAAG GGTGAAGAATATAAGTTGTTTTGGCCAGATCAGCCTGAATTTGTGAGAATGGCTGCTCGATTTGGGGTCACGATTGTACCATTTGGGGTTGTTGGAGAAGATGATGTAGCAGAG TTGGTTCTTGATTACAATGAACAAAAGAACATTCCATATATCCGAGAATGGATAGAAGAAAACAATAAAGACATACTTTTAAG GTCTGATGCCAGTGGGGAGGTTTCTGAGCAGCAGCTTTATTTTCCGGGAATGATCCCAAAATTACCTGGGCGTTTTTATTATCTATTTGGGAGACCATTTGAAACACGAGGAATGGACATTCTAAAGGACAGAAGTAAAGCAAATGTAATGTATTTgcagatcaaatcagaaattgagaaTATGCTTTCATATCTGAagcgaaagagagaggaggatcCATATAGGAGTATCATACAGCGGGCTCTACATCAGGCCTCTTGGGGTTCCTCAGCTGAAGTCCCCACCTTTGAGCCATGA
- the LOC105032118 gene encoding phytyl ester synthase 1, chloroplastic isoform X2, with the protein MLLSSAQLPFLPLRTPIPPFHSSKRCRLAAVRENQVKHASSLELDRSLPGTGDSHAEKKAMGTGIEAGELSVRYDDGFGTKSVKDYFDMAKEIIKPDGGPPRWFCPVECGPPIKDAPLLFFLPGIDGTGMGLVLHQKSLGKVFEVWCLHIPVNDRTPFEGDSFGGCLALAVAARNPTVDIVLILVNPATSFAKSQLQPLLPVLEALPSNLHITVPYLLSFVMGDPLKMAMASVSKDLPPPETLDELSKNLTSLLPILSDLADIIPKNTLLWKLKLLKSAAAYANSRLHAVEAEVLLLASGKDNLLPSGEEADRLWNSLKNCRVRYFKDNGHTFLLEDGINLLSIIKGTCTYRRSRQHDYVTDYLPPTHSEYQKHIEQEYRWFLLATSPVMFSTLKDGRIVKGLAGVPDKGPVLLVGDHMLMGIELSPLYKAFLKEKNIIIRGMAHPILFLKKAETSRQEFYHFDILNIFGALPVTPINMYRLFSRGSFVLLYPGGAREALHRKGEEYKLFWPDQPEFVRMAARFGVTIVPFGVVGEDDVAELVLDYNEQKNIPYIREWIEENNKDILLRSDASGEVSEQQLYFPGMIPKLPGRFYYLFGRPFETRGMDILKDRSKANVMYLQIKSEIENMLSYLKRKREEDPYRSIIQRALHQASWGSSAEVPTFEP; encoded by the exons ATGCTTCTGTCTTCCGCTCAACTCCCCTTCCTTCCCCTCCGAACCCCAATACCTCCCTTTCACTCCTCGAAGAGGTGTCGACTCGCTGCGGTTCGTGAGAACCAAGTGAAGCATGCGTCAAGTTTGGAGCTTGATCGGTCTCTGCCCGGAACTGGGGATTCCCATGCCGAGAAGAAGGCGATGGGGACGGGAATCGAGGCTGGAGAACTGAGCGTACGGTATGATGATGGATTTGGGACGAAGAGCGTGAAGGACTACTTCGACATGGCGAAGGAGATCATCAAGCCCGACGGAGGGCCCCCTCGCTGGTTCTGCCCTGTCGAGTGTGGACCTCCGATAAAGGACGCTCCTCTGCTGTTCTTTTTACCTG GTATCGACGGCACTGGAATGGGACTCGTTCTGCATCAAAAATCACTTGGAAA GGTTTTTGAAGTTTGGTGCTTGCACATTCCAGTAAATGATCGGACACCATTTGAGG GAGATTCCTTCGGGGGATGCTTAGCACTTGCTGTTGCTGCTCGCAACCCCACTGTCGACATTGTACTAATATTAGTCAATCCAG CAACATCATTTGCTAAGTCACAATTGCAGCCTTTACTTCCTGTCTTGGAGGCACTACCAAGCAACCTCCACATCACTGTTCCTTACCTTCTTAGCTTTGTCATGG GTGATCCTCTGAAGATGGCAATGGCCAGTGTTTCAAAAGACCTTCCTCCTCCAGAAACACTCGATGAATTGTCAAAAAATCTTACTTCTTTGTTACCTATACTATCA GATTTGGCAGATATTATACCGAAGAACACTCTTTTGTGGAAACTTAAGCTTCTCAAATCTGCTGCAGCTTATGCCAATTCTCGCCTACATGCTGTAGAAGCTGAAGTTCTACTGCTTGCAAG TGGAAAGGACAACTTGCTACCAAGTGGAGAAGAAGCAGATCGACTTTGGAATTCACTAAAAAATTGCAGAGTTCGATACTTCAAAGACAATGGTCACACCTTTCTTTTG GAAGATGGAATCAATTTGTTGAGTATAATCAAGGGCACCTGCACTTATCGTCGTTCTAGACAACATGATTATGTCACAGATTACCTTCCTCCTACTCACAGTGAATACCAAAAACATATTGAACAAGAGTATAG ATGGTTTCTCCTTGCAACAAGTCCAGTCATGTTTTCAACTCTGAAAGATGGAAGGATAGTGAAGGGTCTTGCTGGGGTTCCTGACAAAGGTCCTGTCTTGTTAGTGGGTGATCACATGCTGATGGGGATTGAACTTAGCCCACTTTATAAAGCATTCTTGAAAGAGAAGAATATTATAATTCGTGGCATGGCACACCCGATATTGTTTTTAAAGAAAGCTGAAACTTCGCGGCAGGAGTTCTACCACTTTGATATTTTGAATATCTTTGGTGCATTACCTGTTACTCCAATCAACATGTATAGGCTGTTTTCAAGAGGATCATTTGTACTCCTTTATCCTGGAGGTGCGCGTGAGGCTCTACATCGGAAG GGTGAAGAATATAAGTTGTTTTGGCCAGATCAGCCTGAATTTGTGAGAATGGCTGCTCGATTTGGGGTCACGATTGTACCATTTGGGGTTGTTGGAGAAGATGATGTAGCAGAG TTGGTTCTTGATTACAATGAACAAAAGAACATTCCATATATCCGAGAATGGATAGAAGAAAACAATAAAGACATACTTTTAAG GTCTGATGCCAGTGGGGAGGTTTCTGAGCAGCAGCTTTATTTTCCGGGAATGATCCCAAAATTACCTGGGCGTTTTTATTATCTATTTGGGAGACCATTTGAAACACGAGGAATGGACATTCTAAAGGACAGAAGTAAAGCAAATGTAATGTATTTgcagatcaaatcagaaattgagaaTATGCTTTCATATCTGAagcgaaagagagaggaggatcCATATAGGAGTATCATACAGCGGGCTCTACATCAGGCCTCTTGGGGTTCCTCAGCTGAAGTCCCCACCTTTGAGCCATGA